The following are encoded together in the Bradyrhizobium algeriense genome:
- a CDS encoding winged helix-turn-helix domain-containing protein, which produces MQKPSGKSLPSLSVRIDIDAGGRIGPGKIELLETIHRSGSISAAGRAMDMSYKRAWDLVDETNRICRQAAVERQTGGKNGGGAVLTPFGLSLVARYRKIERNATSAARKELQALRSDIGRAKKRAG; this is translated from the coding sequence ATGCAAAAACCGAGCGGCAAGTCGCTTCCCTCACTCAGTGTTCGCATTGATATCGACGCAGGGGGGCGTATCGGTCCTGGCAAGATCGAGTTGCTCGAAACGATCCACCGAAGCGGCTCGATCTCGGCCGCCGGCCGTGCGATGGATATGTCCTACAAGCGCGCCTGGGATCTGGTCGATGAAACCAACCGAATCTGCCGCCAGGCCGCGGTGGAACGGCAAACCGGCGGCAAGAACGGCGGCGGCGCGGTGCTGACGCCGTTCGGCCTCTCGCTGGTCGCGCGCTACCGCAAGATCGAACGCAATGCCACAAGCGCGGCGCGCAAGGAATTGCAGGCATTGCGATCCGATATCGGCCGGGCGAAGA